From the Edaphobacter bradus genome, the window AGCCCGGTCGTGCGCCAGAGGCTCACGTCGCCAGGCGAACCTGGCTGCTGTGCGATGTTCGTATACGCCAGTGCGCACGAGATGAGCGAGAAGACAAACAGCGTCCCGGCAAGAATGTAGAGGTTGCGTCCCATGATGCTGAATCTATTCTATGGGCGCGCAACCTCCCTTGCCCTGAGCTTTCTCAGGCAAAGAGAATGCAGGATGCATTTGCGGACAGCGTTCCAGCTGTCTCGTTCCAATGCGCGACGCGAATCCCGGCTCCCTCGGCGCTCTCCGTAGAGCCGACGTAGACAAGTTGATCTGAGCTGCTTTGCGCCGGAAGCTTCGTTGCGGCGAGGGTGGCGGCTGTGGCAGAGACGAAGGAACGGCGGGTCCAGATGGTCAAAGTTCTCCGCTGTCCATCCTAGCCGATCAACAAGTTACGTCTTGGGATGGAAGAAGTTCTCCACGTCTGTGATCTCCTGCGTGAGCCGGTACGGTGGAAGACTCTCAAAGAAGATGCGGCCGTAGCGCTGCCGCTGAATGCGCGGATCGAGCAGCATGAGCACGCCGCGATCGTGCAGCGAGCGAATCAGACGGCCGAATCCCTGCTTCAGCGTGATGACGGCGCTGGGAATCTGGTAGTCGAAGAACGGCTTTCCTCCGTTCTCCTCAATGGCATGCATACGCGCTTTGACCACCGGATCGGTTGGGACGGCGAAGGGCAGGCGATCGATGATGACGCAGCTCAACTGCTCGCCCTGCACATCGACTCCCTGCCAGAAGCTCGAAGTGCCGAAGAGGACGGCGTTGGGAGTGTTGCGGAACTGCTCAATGAGCACATGGCGCGGGGCAGTGCCATGAAGCAGCAACGGATAGGGCAACTCGGCCAGCATGCGTTCGTAGATCTCTCGCATCTGGTTGTAACTGGTGAAGAGGCAGAAGGCGCGTCCTCTGCTAAGTTCGAGCACACGGCGTATTCGCTCCGCAGCCTTCGCGGTGAACTCCGCATCGCGCGGATCGGGCATGTTCGGCGGAAGGTAGAGCAGCGCCTGCTTCTCGTAGTTGAAGTGCGACGGCACGACTAATTCCCGCGCTGTCGTGAGACCGAGGCGCTTGCGGACGTGCTCGAATCCGCCGGAGACGGTCAGCGTCGCTGACGTAAGGATGACGCTGGGATAGATGTTGAACAGCGACGTTTCGAGCAGCTCCGAGACGTCGATTGGCGTGGCCTGCAGGTGCGTGTTGAAGGCGGCGTTTGCATGCCCACGCGCAAGGTTGCGGACTCCTCCAACAGCGCGGCGCTCGATCCAGAAGACGGTGTTGCGGTCGCTCGATTCGAGCAGGAACGCGAGATGCGCGCGGATGTCGGCGGCCCGCTTGCGCAGTCCAGGCGCCTCGTCGACGTTCTTGACACGCTCCAGTTCTCCTTCGAGGCGTGTAAGCGCGTTCAGCGTCGCCGTGTACATATCTCCGCTCTCTTCGAGGAACTCCTCACGATGCTCGAACGGCATGCGTCCCACGGTCTGGTTCGGCTCCGTGGGCAGCGCGGAGAAGAAGAGGCGCGCGCGGTTGTGCAGTGTGCCGCAGGCGCTCTCGATGGCTGCCGTGGAGGCCTGCTTCGCCTTCAGCATCATCTCGACGTCGCGCGTGAGTTCGTCGAAGCGCTGCGTGCTGAGGCCGATGCCGAAGTAGTTGGAGGCGACCTCCTCGAGTTCGTGCGCCTCGTCGAAGATCACCGCGCCGGCTTCGGGAAGAATGCCCGCGTCGGGAGCGTTCGCCGCCTGCTGCTTGATGCCGAGGTCGGCGAAGAAGAGGTGATGGTTGACGATGACGATGTCTGACTCAAGCGCCTTGCGGCGCATGGCAGTGATGAAGCAGCGTTCCCAGTCGGGGCAGCTCTGGCCGAGACAGGCTTCGGTGCGCGCGTCGAGCTTGTGCCAGAGTGCGGAGGTCTCGGGCAGGGCGTCGATCTCGGCGCGGTCCCCGGTCTCGGTTGTGCGCTCCCACGCTGCGATGTGGTGGAACTGGTCGATCTCTTCCAAGCCACTCAAAATCGGGTTGTCGCGCAGCGCGTAGAGCTTGTGGCGGCAGAGGTAGTTGCCGCGGCCCTTCATGTAGCAGACCTTGAGCGGCCCGAGCAGCGATTCCAGAAACGGAACGTCCTTGAAGTAGAGTTGTTCCTGTAAGTTCTTCGTTCCGGTTGAGATGATGACCCGCTGCTGTCGCTCGCGTGCGAGGCGCAGCGCGGGCAGCAGATAGGCGAGCGTTTTGCCGGTCCCGGTTCCGGCTTCGACGATGAGGTGACGCTTCTCCTCGAAGGCCTTCTCGATGGCTCGCGCCATGTCGTACTGGCCGCGGCGATACTCAAACGACAGGGACGAGCGCGAGAGGATTCCGCCCTGCGCGAAGAAGTCGTGCAGCGACGGAAGGCGCGCTCCTGGTTCAAGCGGCGCGGCCGGAAGAATCGAGATTGGAGTAGTTGAGGACAAGGCGAAGAAGTGGCAAAGCTCTCTCGTTTCTATAATAGACAGGGTTGCAGTCGCTTTTGCTAAGTGGCGATTTTGGAATAACCTTGCCGCCAAGCGTGCGCAGGGAGAAAGCTGGACCTTTCGGTGGCAAAGAACGATAAAAAACGGCTCGGCAAGAAACACCGGCAGGCAAGCACACGGCCTAAGAAGGGCCGAGCGCCCAAGGTCGCTCCCACAACGGGAGCTGTTGACCCGCGCAAGCGCAAGCTGCTGGCCGCGAAGAAGGCAGAGGCCGAGAAGGCGAAGCGGCTGCCAAAGCGCTCGCCCGAGTACGAGGCTCGTAAGACGCTGCGGGCCGATGAACCTTCGCGGCCATCACGGGCGAGCCTCGCGAGCGGTGGCGAGGACTGGCGCGAGGTTGAGCTTGCTGCCTCGCAGCTTTCGGTTGCGACCGATAGCTCGCGCGACGAGATGCCGCTGATTGCAATCTGCGGGCGGCCGAACGTGGGCAAATCGACACTGTTCAACCGACTGACTGGTTCGCGACGCTCGATCGTCGGCGACGAGCCGGGCATTACTCGCGACCGCATCTACGGTGAGATCGAGTGGGCCGGACGCGACGTTCGGCTTGTCGATACTGGCGGCGTGATTCCGGATGACGAAGCGTTGATTCCGAGCGAGATCTTCCGGCAGGCGCAGGTGGCGCTCGATGAGGCCGACGTCATCGTGATGGTCGTCGACGGGCGCACGGAGCTGGCTTCGCCCGATATGGAGCTGGCGCGGCTGCTGCTTCGCGGTGGCAAGCCGGTATTTCTTGCCGTGAACAAAATGGACGCGGCGGAGCTGCTCGCAGGCGCGGAGAACTTTCGGCGGCTGGGTTTCCGGCACGTCCTGCCGGTCTCGGCGGAGCATGGCACGGGCGTCGGCGACCTGCTCGATGAGGTCTTCGCAGCGCTGCCTCCTGAAACGGTCGCCGAGGAGCCGACCGAGGTGATGCTGACCACGGAGGATGAGATCGCCGAGGACGAGGGTGGCCCTCAGGCTCCGGTGCGGCGTCTGAGATCGCACGGCGAGTTCGAGCAGATCGAGACGAAGATTGCTATCATCGGGCGGCCGAATGTGGGCAAGTCAACGCTCCTGAATGCGTTCACGGGAACGCAGCGCGCGATCGTGTCGCCGATTGCGGGCACGACGCGCGATGCAGTGGATGAGGTTGTCGAGCGCGGCGGACACAGATTCCGGTTCGTCGATACGGCGGGAATCCGCCGCAAGGGCAAGACGAAGCTGATGGCCGAGAAGCTCTCGGTGGTGATGGCTCGCAAGCACCTTGAGGCAGCGGACGTGAGTCTGCTGGTGATCGACGCGACCGAGGGTGTGACGGCGCTCGATGCCAACATCGGCGGTTATGCGCATGAGAGCGGGCGCAGCGTTGTGATTGTCGTCAACAAGTGGGATGCCGTGACGACGAATCGGAACGATGGCAAGGCTCCTGCGGACAAGAAGGTTTATGAGGGCCAGGTTCGCGATGCCCTCAAGTATCTGAGTTATGCTCCGCTGTTGTTTATCTCGGCGGCGGAGGGGCAAGGCATCGAGCAGGTCTTCAAGAAGGTGGAGCTTGTGGCCCGCGAGCGGCGCAAGCGCGTTTCAACGGGGCAGATGAACCGGTTTCTCGAGCGCGTCGACTTCCAGAAGGCTTCCGTGCCGATGTCGAAGCGGGTCAAGATTTATTACATGACGCAGGCTGCTGTGGCTCCGCCGACATTTGTGCTGTTCACGGACAAGGACGTGAAGCTGCACTTCAGCTTCGAGCGATTTTTGGAAAACCAGATTCGGGAGGCGTTCGGTTTCATCGGCTCGCCGATCTGGTTCAAGGTTCGGGCCCGGAATAAGAAGAGGGCGGAGTAGGGTACCCTCCCCCTCCCCTCTTTTTTCGTAAACATCATTATTCAATGATTTGCTGTTTTTCCACAGCGAGCCAACTGTCCCATGCTACGAGGGCGCGTTCGCACTGGATGCGGTGGCGTTCTTTTTTGTCGCGGATCTTCTTGCGGAGATCTTCCTCGAGCGGGGGAAGGAGGTCGAAGGTGATGTTGGCCGGGTCGAAGCGTTTGGCCTTCTCCACGCCAGCTGCGTGGGTGATGTAGTGGGTGAGCGAGCCGTTCGCCGCGATGCGGGGGGCGGGGGTGGGGGTGCTGCCCTGGGCGAGGGCGGCGGCGTAGCGTCCGGCGAGTAGGCCGGAGGCGATGGATTCGGTGTAGCCTTCGACTCCGCTGAGCTGGCCGGCGATGAGGATATTGGGGTGCTGCTTGAGTTGGAGGGTTTCGGTGAGGACCGCGGGGGCGTTGATGTAGGTGTTGCGGTGGATCTGGCCGTAGCGGAGGAACTTTGCGTTTTCGAGGCCGGGGATGAGGCGGAGGACGCGGGCCTGCTCGCCGTACTTGAGGTGGTTCTGGAAGCCGACGAGGTTGTAGGAGTCGGCGCGGAGATTCTCCTGGCGGAGCTGGACGACGGCGTAGGGCCACCTGCCGGTCTTCGGGCTGGTGAGGCCGGCGGGTTTCATGGGGCCGAAGCGGAGGGTATCACGGCCGCGGCGGGCGATCTCTTCGATGGGGAGACAGCCTTCGAAGTACTTCAGTTGTTGGTTGCTGGTTGTTAGTTGTTGGTTGTTGCTTGGTTGATTTGGGATTTGTTCCCACTCTTTTGCTGGGACGGCTTCGGCGGTGGCGAGAGCTTCGATGAAGCGGTCGTACTCCTCTTTGGTGAAGGGGCAGTTGATGTAGTCGGCGGTGCCTTTGTCCCAGCGGGCGGCGAAGTAGACCTTGTCCATGTCGATGGTGCTGGCGTCGACGATGGGAGAGATGGAGTCGTAGAAGGCGAGGTGGTCGGAGCCGGTGAGGCGCTGGAGTTCTGAGGTGAGCGCGGGCGAGGTGAGCGGGCCGGAGGCGAGGATGGTGATGGTGTCGGCGGCGTTCTCGTCGAGGCGGGTGATCTCTTCGCGGACTACGGTGATGCGGGGGTGCTGGTCGATGAGGGCTGCTACTTTGGCGGAAAATTCGGTCCGGTCGACGGCGAGTGCGTGGCCGGCGGGGACGGCGGAGGCGTCGGCTGCGGCGAGGAGGAAGGAGTGGGCTCGGCGCATCTCCTGCTTGAGGAGCCAGGGGGCGGAGTTTTCAGACTCAGACTTGAGGGAGTTGGAGCAGACGAGCTCGGCGAAGTCGGAGGTCTGGTGGGCCTCGGTGGAGCGATGCGGGCGCATCTCGTAGAGGGTGACTTCGCAGCCTGCCTCGGCCGCTTGAAGAGCGGCTTCGGGGCCGGCTAATCCGCCTCCGATGACTTTTATCTTCTTCGCCGCCAATGTGTTCTCCCCTCCCCTGCTGTTTTGCGTCAAAGTCTTCGAATCATTGGACTTAGCTTTGGACTTATACCGCAAAGTCTTGACTCTAAAGGGGACAGGCTGCAAAGTATTCCAAGCAAGGGACTTAGCTGCGACTTGGCGCAGCGGGTTTGCCTGGATTTTGGTCTTGCCCCCTCTTTTTATTATATCGGGGGCGTCAAGAGATTGGATAAAACAGGCGACGGCAAAGCCAAGAACAAAGACAAAAAACGGCGATAGATCAGTAGATCACTCGTTCCGGCTACGCCTCCACTCCGGCCTTCGGCAGATAGGAAGTTGGTTTTGGTGTGCGCTCGTAGGTCCGGGCTGAAGCCCGGACCTACCCTGGAGACAACGGAGCAAATCGGCTGATTCGGAGACCTTTGGCTGTTCAAGCATCCCATCCACGTTTCAAAAAGCGAGACGTGGGCTCCCGGCAAAAGCAAGAACAAGAGCTGGCTGGGAGGACTGGATTCATCCCACCCTTGTCGCGATGAAACCGCGACAAGGGTGGGGCACCCGCGCACCCTGACCTCCCGCCACAAATAGAAAAGGCACGGCTTTCGCCGTGCCTCGCTCAAACCAGTGTTCAGATTCTTCAGGTAGTTGGCGCAAACGACACCAGGATTGAGACGAAGATCACACCATACAGGATCACCAGTAGCGGCCACCACCGATCGATCCACAACGATTCACTCGACGAGCTCATTTCAACATTCTCCTTTTCCACTTCAGATCGTAACCGAGGACTAAGGCAACTCTCAATCTGCCTTTGTTGGAAGGCAGATTGTGGCGATCAGGAGTGGGACTTCTCGGCGAGGGCTTTGAGGGATTCGCCGTCTACGCGCATGATGCGCCACTCGTGGAGCATGTGGGCTCC encodes:
- a CDS encoding ATP-dependent DNA helicase produces the protein MSSTTPISILPAAPLEPGARLPSLHDFFAQGGILSRSSLSFEYRRGQYDMARAIEKAFEEKRHLIVEAGTGTGKTLAYLLPALRLARERQQRVIISTGTKNLQEQLYFKDVPFLESLLGPLKVCYMKGRGNYLCRHKLYALRDNPILSGLEEIDQFHHIAAWERTTETGDRAEIDALPETSALWHKLDARTEACLGQSCPDWERCFITAMRRKALESDIVIVNHHLFFADLGIKQQAANAPDAGILPEAGAVIFDEAHELEEVASNYFGIGLSTQRFDELTRDVEMMLKAKQASTAAIESACGTLHNRARLFFSALPTEPNQTVGRMPFEHREEFLEESGDMYTATLNALTRLEGELERVKNVDEAPGLRKRAADIRAHLAFLLESSDRNTVFWIERRAVGGVRNLARGHANAAFNTHLQATPIDVSELLETSLFNIYPSVILTSATLTVSGGFEHVRKRLGLTTARELVVPSHFNYEKQALLYLPPNMPDPRDAEFTAKAAERIRRVLELSRGRAFCLFTSYNQMREIYERMLAELPYPLLLHGTAPRHVLIEQFRNTPNAVLFGTSSFWQGVDVQGEQLSCVIIDRLPFAVPTDPVVKARMHAIEENGGKPFFDYQIPSAVITLKQGFGRLIRSLHDRGVLMLLDPRIQRQRYGRIFFESLPPYRLTQEITDVENFFHPKT
- the der gene encoding ribosome biogenesis GTPase Der translates to MAKNDKKRLGKKHRQASTRPKKGRAPKVAPTTGAVDPRKRKLLAAKKAEAEKAKRLPKRSPEYEARKTLRADEPSRPSRASLASGGEDWREVELAASQLSVATDSSRDEMPLIAICGRPNVGKSTLFNRLTGSRRSIVGDEPGITRDRIYGEIEWAGRDVRLVDTGGVIPDDEALIPSEIFRQAQVALDEADVIVMVVDGRTELASPDMELARLLLRGGKPVFLAVNKMDAAELLAGAENFRRLGFRHVLPVSAEHGTGVGDLLDEVFAALPPETVAEEPTEVMLTTEDEIAEDEGGPQAPVRRLRSHGEFEQIETKIAIIGRPNVGKSTLLNAFTGTQRAIVSPIAGTTRDAVDEVVERGGHRFRFVDTAGIRRKGKTKLMAEKLSVVMARKHLEAADVSLLVIDATEGVTALDANIGGYAHESGRSVVIVVNKWDAVTTNRNDGKAPADKKVYEGQVRDALKYLSYAPLLFISAAEGQGIEQVFKKVELVARERRKRVSTGQMNRFLERVDFQKASVPMSKRVKIYYMTQAAVAPPTFVLFTDKDVKLHFSFERFLENQIREAFGFIGSPIWFKVRARNKKRAE
- the trmFO gene encoding methylenetetrahydrofolate--tRNA-(uracil(54)-C(5))-methyltransferase (FADH(2)-oxidizing) TrmFO; this translates as MAAKKIKVIGGGLAGPEAALQAAEAGCEVTLYEMRPHRSTEAHQTSDFAELVCSNSLKSESENSAPWLLKQEMRRAHSFLLAAADASAVPAGHALAVDRTEFSAKVAALIDQHPRITVVREEITRLDENAADTITILASGPLTSPALTSELQRLTGSDHLAFYDSISPIVDASTIDMDKVYFAARWDKGTADYINCPFTKEEYDRFIEALATAEAVPAKEWEQIPNQPSNNQQLTTSNQQLKYFEGCLPIEEIARRGRDTLRFGPMKPAGLTSPKTGRWPYAVVQLRQENLRADSYNLVGFQNHLKYGEQARVLRLIPGLENAKFLRYGQIHRNTYINAPAVLTETLQLKQHPNILIAGQLSGVEGYTESIASGLLAGRYAAALAQGSTPTPAPRIAANGSLTHYITHAAGVEKAKRFDPANITFDLLPPLEEDLRKKIRDKKERHRIQCERALVAWDSWLAVEKQQIIE